One window of Pyrus communis chromosome 12, drPyrComm1.1, whole genome shotgun sequence genomic DNA carries:
- the LOC137710026 gene encoding uncharacterized protein, producing the protein MVDNRTLRELATPNTDQQPLCITYPNAKGGFELKSGMIHYLPKFHGFSTEDANKHLMEFHLVCSGMRPANVDEEQVKLRAFPFTLEAKAKKWLYNLPSGSMNTWNQVMVAPKQKIDKAIENLERQMSQLASLMGQQHQPGMLPSQTVVNPNAEQMNIVTLRSGKEVFEQPRMKKKTRKDTNEQREQQTKNLEQDEASTKIEKSPKDRELNKKDSDKVSKEVQNLFNSCVPIPFPRRFMKSKKEQTNKEILDTFRKVQVNLPLLNAIKQVPKYAKFLKELCTNNRRFNDQETVALREEVSVVLQRKLPSKLKDASSFTIPGVIGGKEFRRALCDLGASINLMPYSVYESLNLGNLKETKVLIQLVDRSNRYPKCLLEDVLVEVNELIFPADIFILEMEHDPMPTALPLILGRPFLRTTRTKIDVYDGTLTMEIDGESVKFKIFNAMTYPSDFESCLSIDAFDYFVQDCFNEGVGQDNLEKALVHSITHGKLNYSEHIEEELIQTVAALESLSPIREDETLPVIISSQLTAEEGDKLIRVLKDHKTAVAWSIADIKGINPATCMHRILLEECAKPTREAQCHLNPLMMEVVKKEVIKLLDVGIIYPISDNKWVSPVQVVPKRFGVTVVKNEASELVPTRVQNSWRVCTDYRKINSTTRKDHFPVPFLDQMLESCSGGSRKDDFHMSIWHICIPEDAVWTLQRPRHISKVYVLRHIISENGIEVDKSTVELVSSLPLPTTVREVRSVLGHAGFCCRFMKDFSMVSRPLCRLLQKDVTFDMNEECVTAFNKLKELLSTAPMIMPPVWSLAYELMCNASDYAIGAVLGFEVFTHKKNAKPRLIRWIFLLQQFDLEIKDKKGSENVVADHLSRLVHSNTEEDRIPLRESFSDEQLFSLKVTDPWYADIINYKVTKKILNDFTRAQKDKLVKTAKYYEWDDPYLWQYCPDQLIRRCVPESDFKSILTFCHSYACGGHFGAKRTAFKVLESGFYWPSLFKDAYEFCATCDRCQRTGNLGPRNQMPQTLILIVEIFDVRGIDFMGPFPSSNGFLYILLVVDYVSKFVEAKATKTNDSKVVSDFITTNIFARFGTPRAIISDGGSHFCNRTFEALFRKYNVTHKVFTPYHPQTSGQAEVSNHEVKQILEKTMSPSRKDWSMRLNNALWAYRTGYKTPIGMSPFRLVYGKPCRLPIELNIKLIGQSKPTTWT; encoded by the exons ATGGTTGATAACCGGACTTTGAGGGAGTTGGCAACGCCTAATACAGATCAACAACCATTGTGCATCACATATCCAAATGCAAAAGGAGGATTTGAGCTTAAATCCGGCATGATTCACTACTTGCCTAAGTTCCATGGCTTCTCAACAGAGGATGCGAACAAGCATCTCATGGAGTTTCATTTGGTATGTTCGGGAATGAGACCAGCCAATGTGGATGAGGAGCAAGTTAAGTTGAGGGCATTCCCATTTACATTAGAAGCTAAAGCAAAGAAGTGGCTTTACAATTTACCTTCGGGATCAATGAACACATGGAACCAG GTTATGGTGGCTCCAAAACAG AAAATAGACAAAGCAATTGAAAACCTTGAGCGCCAAATGAGTCAGTTAGCAAGTTTGATGGGGCAACAACATCAACCAGGAATGTTGCCTAGCCAAACGGTGGTGAATCCAAATGCGGAGCAGATGAATATTGTGACTttaagaagtggaaaagaagtttttGAGCAGCCAAGGATGAAAAAGAAGACTAGAAAAGATACAAATGAGCAAAGGGAGCAACAAACCAAAAATCTTGAGCAAGATGAGGCttcaacaaaaattgaaaagtctCCTAAAGATAGagaattgaacaaaaaagattCTGATAAGGTAAGTAAAGAAGTTCAAAATTTATTTAACTCATGTGTCCCTATTCCTTTTCCTCGTAGGTTTATGAAGTCTAAGAAGGAGCAAACTAATAAGGAAATCTTGGATACTTTCCGAAAAGTCCAAGTGAACTTACCTCTTTTAAATGCCATAAAACAAGTGCCCAAGTATGCAAAGTTCCTTAAAGAGCTTTGTACGAACAATAGGAGATTCAATGATCAAGAAACTGTGGCATTAAGAGAGGAAGTATCAGTTGTTTTGCAGAGAAAGCTACCATCAAAGTTGAAGGATGCCAGTAGCTTTACCATTCCAGGTGTAATTGGAGGGAAAGAGTTTAGGAGAGCATTGTGTGATTTGGGGGCATCCATCAATCTGATGCCATATTCAGTGTATGAATCACTAAACCTTGGAAACTTGAAGGAAACAAAGGTACTAATCCAGTTGGTAGATCGTTCAAATAGATATCCCAAATGCCTATTGGAGGATGTACTTGTGGAAGTGAATGAACTTATTTTCCCCGCTGATATTTTTATTCTTGAGATGGAACATGACCCTATGCCTACTGCACTTCCTCTTATATTGGGAAGACCATTCCTTAGAACGACGCGTACGAAGATTGATGTCTACGATGGTACTTTAACCATGGAAATTGATGGAGAAAGTGTCAAGTTCAAAATCTTCAATGCTATGACGTACCCTAGTGATTTTGAATCTTGTTTGTCTATTGATGCGTTTGACTATTTTGTGCAGGATTGTTTTAATGAAGGTGTGGGACAAGACAATTTAGAGAAGGCGTTGGTGCATAGCATTACACATGGAAAACTTAATTATTCCGAGCACATTGAAGAAGAATTAATCCAGAcagtggcagcccttgagtctcTTTCACCAATTCGTG AGGATGAAACATTACCGGTTATCatatcatcacaactcacagCAGAAGAGGGGGATAAATTGATCCGGGTACTGAAGGATCACAAAACTGCCGTAGCTTGGAGCATTGcagatatcaaaggtataaatCCAGCTACATGTATGCATAGGATTCTGCTGGAGGAATGTGCAAAACCTACAAGGGAAGCTCAATGCCATTTGAACCCACTCATGATGGAGGTCGTCAAGAAAGAGGTTATCAAGCTTCTTGATGTTGGAATCATATATCCTATCTCGGACAACAAGTGGGTGAGTCCTGTTCAAGTAGTTCCGAAGCGATTCGGAGTCACAGTTGTTAAGAATGAAGCTAGTGAGCTAGTGCCTACACGTGTGCAAAATAGTTGGAGAGTTTGTACAGACTATCGGAAGATAAACAGCACCACACGCAAGGATCACTTTCCAGTTCCATTCCTTGATCAAATGTTAGAAAG ttgctccggaggatcaagaaaaGACGACTTTCACATGTccatttggcacatttgcataccgGAGGATGCAGTTTGGACTTTGCAACGCCCCCGCCACATTTCAAAagtgtatg TTCTAAGGCATATCATATCTGAAaatggaattgaagttgataaatctaCAGTAGAACTTGTTAGTTCTTTACCCCTCCCTACTACTGTCAGGGAGGTTCGTTCtgttcttggacatgcaggtttCTGCTGTAGGTTTATGAAGGACTTCTCAATGGTTTCTAGACCCTTGTGCCGTTTGCTTCAAAAGGATGTAACATTTGATATGAATGAAGAGTGTGTGACAGCATTCAACAAGCTTAAGGAGTTGTTATCCACGGCTCCTATGATCATGCCACCAGTTTGGAGTTTAGCTTATGAGTTAATGTGCAATGCTTCAGACTATGCTATCGGTGCAGTTCTAGG ctttgaagtatttactcataaaaaaaatgcaaaaccgCGACTCATTCGATGGATATTTCTGCTTCAACAGTTTGACTTGGAGATCAAGGataagaaagggagtgagaatGTTGTAGCAGATCATCTTAGCAGACTTGTGCACTCAAACACAGAGGAAGATCGCATCCCTTTACGTGAGAGTTTTTCGGATGAGCAATTGTTTTCATTAAAGGTTACTGACCCTTGGTATGCAGATATTATCAATTACAAGGTCACCAAAAAGATTCTGAATGATTTTACACGTGCTCAGAAAGATAAGCTTGTTAAAACCGCCAAATACTACGAGTGGGATGATCCTTATTTATGgcaatattgccctgatcaattGATTAGAAGGTGCGTCCCTGAATCTGATTTTAAATCTATTCTAactttttgtcattcttatgcatgtggcGGCCATTTTGGAGCAAAGAGGACAGCCTTTAAGGTGTTAGagagtggtttttattggcctagtttGTTTAAGGATGCGTACGAGTTTTGTGCaacatgtgatcgttgtcaacgaacAGGTAACTTGGGCCCAAGaaatcaaatgccacaaaccctTATTTTGATTGTTGAGATCTTTGATGTgcggggcattgatttcatgggaccttttccatcttcaaatggttttctttacattttattggttgtggattatgtttctaaatttGTGGAAGCGAAAGCCACCAAAACTAATGATTCAAAAGTTGTTTCAGATTTTATTACGACTAACATCTTTGCAAGATTTGGGACACCTAGAGCAATCATTAGCGATGGAGGGAGTCACTTTTGCAATAGAACATTTGAAGCGTTGTTTAGgaagtacaatgtcacacataaggtgttTACACCTTATCATCCGCAAACTAGTGGTCAAGCAGAAGTATCGAACCATGAGGTgaagcaaattttggagaaaactATGAGTCCTagtaggaaggattggagcatgcgcTTGAAcaatgcattgtgggcatatagGACTGGTTATAAGACTCCTattggaatgtccccatttcggttagtttatgggaaaccatgccgTCTTCCAATAGAATTGAACATAAAGCTTATTGGGCAATCAAAGCCTACAACATGGACATGA